One genomic region from Colletes latitarsis isolate SP2378_abdomen chromosome 10, iyColLati1, whole genome shotgun sequence encodes:
- the LOC143346130 gene encoding protein lifeguard 4-like, protein MPITDTKNMASDSVKLIEEDVEGGGKEQDINEINYINIRLGFLRKVYGLLSLQLLITVMVATVFMAFQPLKTFLQENPWTLMLSFIMTMGTLVALYIKRRDHPANLMLLTLFTLSKAYTIAILVSMYEVTTVLQALFLTLTVVVGLTIYAFQSKRQLSISISGLFIGLWILLLGGFMQIFLQNTILELTLGIAGAIIMSMFIIFDTRLMMHTLSPEEYILATINIYLDIINLFVYVLRILAETNR, encoded by the exons ATGCCGATTACCGATACAAAAAACATGGCTAGTGATTCAGTGAAACTGATAGAAGAAGATGTTGAAGGCGGTGGAAAGGAGCAAGacataaatgaaattaattatattaacaTACGATTAG GTTTCCTTCGAAAGGTGTATGGCTTGTTAAGTCTTCAACTTTTGATAACTGTAATGGTAGCTACAGTATTTATGGCATTTCAACCCCTTAAGACTTTTCTACAAGAAAA TCCTTGGACATTAATGTTGTCATTTATCATGACTATGGGAACTTTAGTCGCACTATACATAAAAAGGAGAGATCATCCAGCAAACTTGATGCTATTGACTTTATTT ACATTGTCAAAAGCTTACACAATTGCAATACTGGTGTCAATGTATGAAGTCACTACAGTTCTGCAAGCACTCTTTTTAACATTAACAGTTGTGGTAGGGCTGACGATCTACGCGTTTCAGAGCAAGCGACAGCTATCAATCTCAATTTCCGG GTTGTTCATTGGCCTTTGGATCTTATTGCTCGGTGGTTTCATGCAAATATTTCTCCAAAATACCATACTAGAATTGACATTGGGCATCGCTGGGGCAATAATAATGTCTATGTTTATAATTTTCGACACTCGTTTGATGATGCATACACTCTCCCCAGAAGAGTACATATTGGCTACCATTAATATTTATCTTGATATAATTAATTTGTTCGTATACGTTCTAAGAATTCTAGCAGAGACGAACCGATAG
- the LOC143346121 gene encoding uncharacterized protein LOC143346121 produces the protein METDEVGWEIVTNNVENRMINMSLTHKLIPYRKLKRRTKAMNIAIKQYNKMITYNNYIKIKTSILRNMSDDNQTDDSFTFSDDDYSNVYHSRLSLKRYMRRRRSARTSDDSYEIGYDGEESDIFRDTVNRKTSIEKPKNKSSEIVNLGWQDVIKKKKRHTSPLFFQKGYVQKDKQHNLNTPDKNAKDTTYQKTKMSASGKTCITEKIINSPVKVIDSKTIAHSITPPKKVRRNSIKSIRKTNLVTNEIDERFQAEEDCDKICESNTVQKKKKKKKNLMPLFDDSNTTQNNNDSSTNIKACLDQNQSNCFTSKSKAQQSLDIVSTNHPKDSGIEEDTEEEFPVHAKRIHKKGHKKIQKACQSMEVTSSLDCQNNSEAKTTLDSNSMSNDNDVLNNMISEDCDTSDKMVSNDCDASDKMISNGHDVSNEMVSDDRDTSKEVESNDYNTLDEMVCDVHSTSENVSLCHNTLGEVESDDHNMSDKMLFDSHGTLDKMKSNDHSMLSKMDSQNTTVVTTETVDGGRKQQDSVQKQTRLQPKVTCTEIINKKYRIIPCNSSLLDDCTDSELSMKYDYNEKALKSVETENSMEDSMSPLSKRRLQQLRRLNLTMDSESSLSEDDDTCCNTENMRDKLLKRSEESCNSSVNEDENISFRSPVLIKFDKNITRRNYKLKKHKEKENSCSFMIHEKRAKNKNSPDSEEFSQPLKFADSNDTLTQYTPTREKSYSKNDQHERISENSSTNNSKITNESFQDNDEINKNSTIEKAENKDPTVCSRPYNLQQLLERDNLVFETTAPSITWEDIHKDEIFLIDIPSKMLKKRLKGEKLVLKGKKLKLGKYKYKVALENIDRMSCVFNNGKSRRSYKTVNVKSVMRVVAREKIYKKRKSSQCINETVNCADYANYAEKCRKKHKFKKKQ, from the exons ATGGAGACCGACGAAGTTGGCTGGGAAATAGTAACGAATAATGTTGAAAATAGAATGATAAATATGTCTTTGAcacacaaattgataccatacagAAAATTAAAACGCAGGACTAAAGCAATGAACATTGCAATTAAACAATATAACAAAATGATAACGTACAACAactacattaaaattaaaacttcTATACTTCGGAATATGTCAGATGATAATCAAACTGACGACAGTTTTACTTTCTCAGATGACGACTACAGTAATGTATACCATTCTAGGTTATCTTTAAAAAGATATATGAGACGGCGAAGGTCTGCAAGAACCTCAGATGATTCTTACGAAATAGGATATGATGGGGAAGAAAGTGATATTTTTCGCGATACAGTAAATAGAAAAACAAGTATCGAAAAGCCAAAGAATAAATCTTCAGAAATTGTGAATTTAGGTTGGCAGGatgtcattaaaaaaaaaaaacgtcatACCAGTCCATTGTTTTTTCAAAAAGGCTATGTCCAGAAGGACAAGCAACATAATTTAAATACACCTGATAAGAATGCTAAAGATACTACGTATCAAAAAACCAAAATGTCGGCGAGTGGTAAAACATGTATTACAGAGAAAATTATAAACTCACCTGTTAAAGTAATAGATTCAAAAACCATAGCACACAGTATTACTCCACCAAAAAAGGTAAGAAGAAATAGCATTAAATCAATAAGAAAAACAAATTTAGTAACAAATGAAATTGATGAAAGGTTTCAAGCGGAGGAAGATTGTGATAAAATCTGTGAAAGTAATACAgtgcagaaaaaaaaaaaaaaaaaaaaaaatttaatgccTCTGTTCGATGACAGTAACACAACACAAAATAATAATGATTCTTCTACTAATATAAAAGCATGTTTAGATCAGAATCAATCTAATTGTTTTACTTCAAAATCAAAAGCTCAACAGTCTTTGGATATTGTCAGTACAAATCACCCAAAAGATTCAGGAATTGAAGAAGATACAGAAGAAGAATTCCCAGTACATGCAAAGAGAATTCATAAAAAAGGACATAAGAAGATTCAAAAAGCTTGTCAAAGTATGGAAGTTACTTCTAGTTTAGATTGTCAAAATAACTCTGAAGCAAAAACAACTCTTGACAGTAATTCGATGTCCAATGATAATGATGTGTTAAATAATATGATATCAGAGGATTGTGATACATCAGATAAAATGGTATCCAATGATTGCGATGCATCGGATAAAATGATATCCAATGGTCATGATGTATCAAATGAAATGGTATCTGATGATCGTGACACATCAAAGGAAGTAGAATCCAATGATTACAATACATTGGATGAAATGGTATGTGATGTTCATAGCACATCAGAGAATGTATCTCTTTGTCATAACACATTGGGAGAAGTGGAATCTGATGATCACAATATGTCAGATAAAATGTTATTTGATAGTCATGGTACATTGGATAAAATGAAATCCAATGACCACAGTATGTTAAGTAAAATGGACTCTCAAAATACAACAGTGGTTACAACTGAAACTGTAGATGGTGGAAGAAAGCAACAAGACAGTGTACAAAAGCAAACAAGACTGCAACCTAAAGTAACTTGTacagaaattattaataaaaagtatAGAATCATACCATGCAACTCATCACTACTAGATGATTGTACAGATTCCGAATTAAGCATGAAATATGATTACAATGAAAAAGCATTGAAATCTGTGGAAACAGAGAACAGTATGGAAGACAGTATGTCACCTTTGAGCAAGAGACGTTTACAACAATTAAGAAGATTAAATTTAACTATGGACAGCGAGTCTAGCCTCAGCGAAGATGATGACACATGTTGCAACACAGAAAATATGAGGGACAAGTTACTCAAACGTTCTGAAGAATCTTGCAATTCCTCGGTCAATGAAGATGAAAATATAAGTTTCAGAAGTCCTGTGTTGAtcaaatttgataaaaatataACACGCAGGAATTATAAGCTTAAAAAACataaagagaaagaaaattcaTGTTCATTTATGATACATGAGAAACGcgccaaaaataaaaattcgcccGACAGTGAAGAATTCAGTCAACCGTTAAAATTTGCGGATTCTAATGATACTTTGACGCAGTATACGCCTACTCGGGAAAAGTCTTACTCGAAAAACGATCAGCATGAAAGAATTTCAGAAAACTCTTCAACAAATAATTCAAAAATTACAAACGAATCGTTTCAAGATAAtgatgaaataaataaaaattcaacaatCGAGAAAGCTGAAAATAAAGATCCAACAGTATGCAGTAGACCATACAAT TTACAACAATTACTAGAACGCGATAATTTAGTTTTTGAGACTACTGCACCTTCCATTACATGGGAGGATATACACAAAGATGAGATCTTTCTTATAGACATTCCTTCTAAG ATGTTAAAGAAACGATTGAAGGGGGAAAAATTAGTCTTAAaaggaaagaaattaaaacttgGAAAGTACAAATATAAAGTTgctctcgaaaatatagatcgcatgTCTTGTGTTTTTAATAATGGTAAATCTCGCAGGTCTTACAAAACAG tTAATGTTAAATCAGTGATGAGAGTTGTAGCgcgtgaaaaaatatataaaaaacgaaaatcaagtcaATGTATAAACGAGACAGTAAACTGTGCAGACTATGCAAACTATGCCGAGAAATGCCGtaaaaaacataaatttaaGAAAAAGCAATAA